The genomic window TTGATCTCTTTTGTATCGACAACCTGCGATGGCGCCGGCGGAATCTGGAGTCTCTCCCCGTCGGAATCCTTCTCAAGTTAGCTCCTTTATGCCCACTTGAACTGTTCATAGCATGTTTGGCTTTTGCTTTCATTTCTATCTAAATAAAGACCCTTGCTTTCTTGTGCTGGGATTCTTctattgctctgttttcagaCTTACTGAATTGTTGATATCCGTTTCCTTCAGCTCTCGTGGATGAATCTCTCTAGTAACTTGATTTTGGCCTACCAGAGCTTTGGTGTAGTCTACGGTGATCTCAGTACTTCTCCTCTTTATGTCTTCCCTAGCACATTTATTGGAAAGTTGCACAAGCATCACAACGAGGATGCCGTATTTGGTgctttctctttgattttctgGACCCTCACGCTCATTCCCCTTCTCAAATACCTTCTTGTATTACTGAGTGCCGATGACAATGGAGAAGGTGCAGTAGCAAACGAGATCCTCCTCTCTTCAACTTATATCTCCCCGGATGATTGaatctttttctgtttttgccTCTCTAGGCGGAACATTTGCTCTCTATTCCCTGCTTTGTAGGCATGCTAAGCTTAGCTTACTTCCTAACCAGCAAGCTGCTGATGAGGAGCTCTCAGCTTACAAGTTTGGTCCTTCCACGGATACTGTAACTTCATCCCCCTTCAGAACATTTCTTGAAAAGCACAAAAGGCTGAGGACCGCTTTGCTGCTTGTTGTACTTTTTGGAGCTGCTATGGTCATTGGAGACGGGGTTCTGACCCCAGCTTTATCAGGTAAAGCATGCCTGCCTCCTACATATTATATTCAGAGTTGGAGTTAATTTCATCGTCTCTTACTTGTAGTTGTAACCACCCACCTTCTTCGTGACCATCCTTACTTTCTATTCATCAgcatcttttttgtttgtttgtggtCAATATCTGACTGACTAACTCCTGCTTCCTTTCAGTTCTGTCGTCCTTGTCAGGCTTGCAAGCTACAGAGAAGAATGTGACTGATGGTATCTAATACGTGTTGCTTCCACTATGTGCCTGtatcaagttttgtttgttgtttgattaCATCTTGtgactttcttttgttttgatgttttgtctCTTAATCCACTGCAGGCGAACTACTGGTGCTTGCCTGTGTCATATTGGTCGGACTGTTTGCTTTGCAACATTGTGGTACTCACAGGGTGGCTTTCATGTTTGCACCAATTGTGATCATCTGGCTTATTTCAATATTCTTCATCGGTTTATACAACATCATCCGTTGGAATCCAAAGATAATACATGCAGTTTCCCCACTGtatatcatcaaattcttcagAGTGACTGGTCAAGATGGATGGATATCTCTTGGAGGGGTTCTTCTTTCTGTAACAGGTAGTTCTGGTTCTGGATCAAGGCATAAccataatattatttattttctgcttGTTTTGAATCCTTTAGTGAATGGTCTTATGTTGCTAAAGTGATTATCGCTGTCTCATCAGGTACTGAAGCCATGTTTGCAAATCTTGGCCATTTCACCTCGGTCTCAATCAGAGTAAGCAGAGGTTTCCTGTCTAGTAGTGGTGTACATCAGTTATTTTATCTGTGACTTCTCTACAGCCTTGGTAGTTATCCTTCAACATAAGTCCATGCTGGTTGCGCAGCTTTGTTTCTTACactctacttttttttttttttttgtgcaggTTGCTTTCGCCGTTGTCGTGTACCCCTGTCTGGTGGTACAATACATGGGCCAGGCAGCTTTCCTGTCAAAGAACCTCGGGTCTATTCCTAACAGTTTTTACGATTCAGTCCCAGGTTCATTTACTTTGACACCAGGGTTTAATATTCACTTTTTTCCTTGTGATAATGACAATCTTATATGATCTTGGTCCTTTATGCAGATCCTGTTTTCTGGCCTGTCTTTGTCATTGCCACACTTGCAGCCATTGTTGGCAGTCAGGCTGTGATAACCACTACGTTCTCAATAATCAAACAATGCCATGCCCTAGGGTGCTTCCCACGCATCAAAGTAGTCCATACTTCGAAACATATATATGGACAGATCTATATCCCGGAGATCAACTGGATCCTGATGATCCTTACTCTTGCAATGGCTATAGGCTTTCGAGACACAACTTTGATTGGAAATGCCTACGGTAAACTTTATATCATTGCAAACTATATTTCCCTCTCCAGGATCTGATTGTTTGATGGTGGTTCTCTCATTACTCACAGGAATCGCATGCATGGTAGTAATGTTCATCACAACGTTTTTCATGGCTCTTGTCATAGTCGTGGTTTGGCAAAAGAGTTGTTTTCTGGCGGCTTTGTTTCTTGGAACTCTATGGATAATTGAAGGTGTCTACCTCTCAGCAGCGCTAATGAAAGTTACCGAGGGAGGTTGGGTGCCTTTTGTGCTCACGTTCATATTTATGATCGCCATGTATGTGTGGCACTATGGCACCCGTAGGAAATACAGCTTTGATCTTCATAACAAAGTTTCATTGAAGTGGTTGCTGGGATTAGGACCTAGTCTAGGTATTGTCCGCGTTCCTGGAATAGGACTCGTTTACTCAGAACTTGCAACTGGAGTTCCTGCAATTTTCTCTCACTTTGTGACCAACCTGCCTGCATTCCATAAAGTCgtggtgtttgtttgtgtgaaATCAGTTCCAGTGCCTCATGTTTCCCCTGAGGAACGCTTCCTCATTGGTCGAGTTTGCCCGAAGCCTTATCGTATGTACAGGTGCATAGTGAGGTACGGTTACAAGGACATTCAACGGGAAGACGGGGACTTTGAGAATCAGCTTGTACAGAGCATAGCGGAGTTCATCCAGATGGAAGCAAGCGACCTCCAATCCTCGGCTTCTGAGTCTCAATCTAATGATGGGAGAATGGCCGTTCTAAGCAGCCAGAAGAGTCTCTCTAACTCAATCCTGACGGTTTCAGAGGTAGAGGAGATTGATTATGCTGACCCCACGATACAAAGCAGTAAATCCATGACTCTGCAGAGTTTGCGTTCAGTGTACGAGGATGAGTATCCGCAAGGGCAAGTGAGGAGGAGGCATGTGAGGTTCCAGTTAACGGCGTCAAGTGGTGGGATGGGGTCCTCAGTGAGGGAAGAGCTAATGGATCTGATACGGGCGAAAGAGGCGGGTGTTGCATATATAATGGGCCACTCGTATGTGAAATCGAGGAAATCCTCGTCttggttgaagaagatggcGATAGACATCGGTTATTCTTTCTTGAGGAAGAACTGCAGAGGGCCAGCCGTAGCACTCAACATTCCTCACATCAGCCTCATTGAAGTTGGCATGATTTACTATGTTTAAGCCACTAATATGAGTAGCATTCATAATTCATGGGGGGAATAATGGGAACAATCTATTCAAGTTTCAAGTGTCCCCAAGGCAAAAATTGTATACTTAAATATTCTTCTGGTTGGGAATGTAGTCTGCGAAACATTATATCTTAATCCTGAAATGTGTGCTTGGAAGTGTAAAATGTAAACCACTCTTAATAAGCTAAAGacttcactctctctctctctctcttcattatCCCCTACACTTCTCTTTCTAAAACCTCTGGGGTTCTTGTTAAAGATGATGTCTTTGCTCCCAAATCCCGACCCGATTACTGTACCCCTGGTCCTCAAGCTTTGCTCCTTTCCTCCGCCACGGAGGCTCTTCTCTCTCAGGCTCAGGCGCTTCACCCGAAAgtcatcatctcttcttccgTTGGTCGCTGTTTCGTCTCTCTCCGCTACTGCCGCAAAACCTACCAGATGGAGAGAGAAGCCGGAATTGGCGGAAAGCGACTCAATTTCCCTCCTCAACGAGAGGATTCGGCGTGACCTCGGCAAGAGAGAGACTGCTAGACCGGCCATGGACTCTGAGGAGGCCGAGAAGTACATTCACATGGTCAAGGAACAACAAGAGAGGGGTCTGCAGAAGCTCAAAGGAATTAGGCAAGGTACAAAGGCTGCTGGTGACGGTGCTTTTAGTTACAAGGTTGACCCTTACAGTCTCCTTTCCGGTGATTATGTGGTGCACAAGAAAGTAGGCATTGGGCGTTTTGTTGGGATCAAGTTTGATGTCCCCAAGGACTCCTCTGAGCCCCTCGAATATGTCTTTATAGAGTATGCTGATGGTATGGCCAAGCTTCCCCTCAAACAGGCCTCGCGTTTGCTCTACCGATACAATCTGTACGTCTTCCCTCTTTCTCACACTTTTTGACTTGCTTGTGGCTATCTTCCTTGGCGTCCCTGTCTTTATCTCTTACTCTCTGTTCATGTTCTGTATCAGTCCAAATGAGACTAAACGGCCTCGGACTTTGAGTCGGCTGAGTGACACTAGTGTttgggaaagaagaaagaccAAAGGAAAAGTAGCAATTCAGAAAATGGTCGTTGACTTGATGGAGCTATATCTTCATAGGCTTAGACAGAAGAGATATCCATATCCGAAGAACCCCATCATGGCTGATTTTGCGGCTCAATTTCCTTATAACGCCACTCCTGACCAGAAGCAGGTATTGCTGCTTATCTTTTACTTTTCATCATTCATATTCCTTTACTCAAGCTGAGTTTTCGTTGCAGGCTTTCCTGGATGTTGAAAAGGATTTGACTGAGAGAGAAACACCTATGGACCGATTGATCTGTGGAGATGTTGGCTTTGGTAAAACAGAGGTTGCTCTACGAGCCATCTTTTGTGTGGTCTCAACTGGAAAACAAGCTATGGTTTTAGCACCGACAATTGTATTGGCGAAGCAACATTACGATGTAATCTCAGAGCGGTTTTCCTTGTATCCACACATCAAAGTGGGCCTTTTAAGTCGGTTTCAGGTATTGATCACTGTTTCTGAGACAATAGATGAAAACGGGTAAAGGATATGCAGAAAACTCAATTTTGTTGTAGACTTTAGTGGTTGTGGGTTACATAGAAAGAAACCCTCTGCTGTCTGCTGAGTGTAAGTTGTTCATAGTTTTACCTGGAATTGACCATAGTCACATCTTCGTGCAGACCAAAGCTGAAAAGGAGGAGTATTTGGAAATGATAAAAACTGGACATCTCAATATCATTGTGGGTACTCACTCACTTCTCGGGAGCCGTGTTGTGTACAGTAATTTAGGCCTCCTTGTGGTTGATGAGGAGCAGGTTCTGTTCTATCTCGTTGAAAATAAGCTGTTTATGCCATAATCTCTGATTGATTCTTGGATTAGTTGATGATATTCTTTGTTCACTTAACAGAGATTTGGGGTCAAgcagaaagaaaagattgCATCTTTCAAAACATCCGTGGATGTGCTTACATTGTCCGCAACACCCATACCAAGGACACTGTACTTAGCTTTGACTGGATTCCGGGATGCTAGGTTGCGACATGATGTGTTTCAGATTATATGCTCACTGATAGAATTTGATGAGACTAATGAGCCTTTGTTTCctctttgttttagtttaatcTCCACACCGCCTCCGGAGAGGATTCCAATAAAAACCCATCTTTCGTCATTCCGTAAGGAAAAGGTGATTGAAGCAATAAAAAATGAGCTGGATCGTGGTGGCCAAGTTTTTTATGTCTTGCCTCGGATTAAAGGTAGAATGCATTAAAAGATTTGTCGTTCTCTACGTTATCTCTTAATATGACTACCTTTGCTCTTGGTCGTAACTCAGAGACTAGTAGAATCAGAAAAACCTTTTGACCATGgaatattttttctcaatgtTAGCCTTTACATTTTTCCATTATCGATTTACCACTTTATTCTCCTTTATCAGGACTAGAAGAAGTGATGGATTTTCTTGAAGAAGCATTTCCAGATATTGACATTGCTATGGCACATGGAAAGGTATGTTGTGGCCTTTCTTAGTAGTACTAGACATTTGGATGCTCATTCATACCATATAGCACATTTCATTCATGGAATCCTCCTAAGCACTGTTATTGCTATCCTGCTACATTGATGCATTCGCAGCAATACTCGAAACAACTAGAGGAAACCATGGAGAGATTTGCGCAAGGAAAGATCAAAATCCTCATATGTACTAATATTGTTGAAAGCGGACTTGATATTCAAAATGCAAATACCATAATCATTCAGGATGTTCAACAATTTGGGCTCGCTCAGTTGTACCAGGTGCCAAAGTTACTTGTCTACTTTACTTTTGCGTCATTGCTATTGTAGTTATCTTTCACAACAAATTGTGAGTAGCTTCTTAGATATCTTCCTCTTGTTGCGATCAACAGTTGCGTGGAAGGGTTGGTCGGGCAGATAAAGAAGCTCATGCCTACCTATTTTATCCCGATAAATCGCTGCTCTCTGATCAAGCACTGGTATTGGGGGTGACTTTATTTGCTCTCTTCCCTTGGCAAACATTGGCATGTAATGTATAAGCTGACTATGCAGGAAAGGCTTAGCGCTCTTGAAGAGTGCCGTGAACTTGGACAAGGCTTCCAACTTGCAGAGAAGGATATGGGTATAAGAGGTTTTGGGACAATCTTTGGAGAACAACAGACGGGGGATGTTGGAAATGTCGGTATCGATCTCTTCTTTGAAATGCTTTTTGAGAGTCTCTCCAAGGTATGTTATGAATAAAGTCTACTTCGACATTCTCACTGATTATGACTCTGATGAGCCTTTTGtttatcctttttaaaaattggcTTGGTTATTGACTTATGAGTCAATCTTGTTGGTTGTTTCTAGGTGGAGGAACTCCGTATTTTTTCGGTTCCATATGACCTCGTGAAGGTATGTTCCATTTCAACAAAAGGTGCTGCTTTAGATTAAAAATGACACAAgatcaaaatgttttcaaaatgaagGCTAAATACGATAGTTAGTAGTAGGTCTGTTGCTTGTGCAAGAGAACTGGAGAACTTCAAATCTCTATGCAGTTGTTATGCCTCGAACTGTAGCAATTAATGCCTTTCTAATTCctgtttttgctctgttttccaGATTGACATAAATATAAATCCCCGGCTACCCTCGGAGTATGTAAATTACCTGGAAAATCCGATGGAGATCATTCATGAAGCTGAAAAAGCAGCAGAGAAAGATATGTGGAGTCTAATGCAATTTACAGAGAACCTGCGTCGCCAATATGGGAAAGAGCCTTACTCCATGGAAATCATTTTAAAGAAGCTGTATGTGAGACGCATGGCGGCTGATCTTGGAGTAAACAGAATTTATGCATCAGGCAAGATGGTTgtcatgaaaacaaatatgagTAAGAAGGTGTTCAAGCTGATCACAGATTCCATGACTTGTGACGTTTACCGAAGCTCCTTGATATATGAAGGAGATCAAATAATGGTACTTAAAGAGAGTAAATTAGTGGTTTTTGCATAATCAATTTCAGGAGACGCTTAAGATGAACTTAAGGGCTTTACATGATATGTGCAGGCGGAACTTCTGTTGGAGCTACCAAGAGAACAGTTACTGAACTGGATGTTCCAGTGCTTGTCAGAACTTCATGCATCACTTCCTGCTCTTATCAAATATTAGTTCCCCCTTGTCAGTTTCTCTTGCGTGTTAAAGGAAGAGAGACGCCCTCAGCAATTGTGTTGCTGTGAAGCTTTCTTCACAgaatagaagagaagagaggagaatAATATTTGCATAAATATCTACAAGGGCAGCATTTTAATGAGGTACAGTACATACGTCTCATTCTGATTGCATCAACTTAAGTTTCAACAGCGGTGGCATTTTCCTAAtacttcctctcttcttcttttcgcAGCAGCTACCCACACTTGTCTACATGCTTCTTCTTATCTCTGAtgatgaaaaatgaaaacggAATTCCAAAGATGCAACAGGTGGCATAAGCATAACGCTGGGCCATATTTGACGTTGAGATCATCAACCAACTACGAGTTGGGAAAGTTTTGGAAATCTATATGTGTATATTGTGGGAATTCAATAGTGTAAGAAGGAAATCTATGAACATAATTGTTTATGGCTCAGTAAAAAGCCCATTTAGATGTCCTATGGGAATTTAATAGTGTAAGAAGGAAATCTATGAACATAATTGTTTATGGCCCAGTAAAAAGCCCATTTAGATGTCCTATATCCTTCCGGGCCCAATTGTCttgttcatcatcttcgtctcgCCGCCCACTTGCGATTAACCAATCCACCTTTCGATCGGAAAATCCTTCTGTTTGCGAATCTATTGGGTATATATCTCTCCttgatgatttgatttgattctatTGCATTGAGATTGATATCTTGTTGCAGGGGAACTCTGGTTCCATGTGTTAGGTATTTTCCTTTCGTCGACCTGATTCATCTTGTGCATGTCGATTCTGAATAATGAACGAAGAAGGCTGCGTCCCGCACAACTCTGGTTAGTCTGTGTACCTAATAGTAATTCGTAACCCTCCACAGAGCTTACTCATCCGCCGCTTTTGTATTCTCTTTGTTGTAGATGTTGTTAAACAAAAGTCTATAGATCAAAGAGCCCCTCTTTCCGGGGAACCTAAATGTGTTATCTGCAGTCGTTATGGTGAGTACATATGTGACGAGACCAATGATGACGTCTGCAGCCTCGAGTGTAAGCAAGCACTCCTGAGAAGGGTTGACAGCGCTAGAGTTTTTCCTGCCACAGATGAGTGCTTCTATGTTAGAGACCCAGGATCTTCTTCCCACGATGCTCAACTACTTAGAAGAAAGCTTGATATTCATGTCCAAGGACAAGGATCAGCAGTCCCTCCACCTGTCTTGACTTTCACTTCATGTGGACTTCCTCCTAAGCTTCTTCTCAACTTAGAAACGGCTGGCTATGACTTTCCTACTCCTATCCAGATGCAAGCAATTCCAGCTGCTTTAACCGGCAAAAGTCTGCTCGCCTCAGCCGACACCGGCTCTGGGAAAACagcttcttttcttgttcctATTATTTCTCGTTGCACAACGTATCACTCTGAGCATCCCTCAGACCAGAGGAGGAACCCCTTGGCTATGGTTTTGGCTCCAACGAGAGAGCTCTGTGTCCAAGTTGAAGATCAGGCAAAAATGCTCGGAAAGGGACTGCCATTTAAGACTGCACTCGTTGTAGGTGGTGATCCCATGTCTGGACAACTCTACCGCATTCAGCAAGGTGTTGAATTGATCATTGGTACCCCAGGCCGGGTGGTGGACCTTCTATCAAAGCACACCATTGAACTAGATAACATCATGACGTTTGTGCTGGATGAAGTTGACTGCATGCTTCAGAGAGGCTTCAGAGATCAGGTGATGCAGATATTTCAGGCCTTGTCACAACCACAGGTCTTGCTGTTCTCTGCGACGATCTCAAGAGAGGTGGAGAAGGTGGGAGGGTCTCTAGCCAAGGAAATCATTTTGGTATCCATAGGTAATCCCAACAAGCCTAACAAGGCTGTCAACCAATTGGCCATCTGGGTAGAtgcaaagcaaaagaaacagaagctgTTTGATATACTCAGAAGTCAAAACCATTTCAAGCCCCCCGCTGTTGTTTATGTGAGTTCGAGAGTTGGAGCAGATCTCCTGGCTAATGCCATAACTGTTGTCACGGGGGTAAAAGCTCTATCGATCCATGGGGAGAAGCCAATGAAGGAGAGGAGAGACGTAATGGGATCGTTTTTGGGTGGAGAGGTGCCAGTTCTTGTATCAACGGGAGTTCTAGGCCGAGGAGTTGACCTATTGGTGGTAAGGCAGGTGATAGTGTTTGACATGCCTAGTACCATCAAGGAGTACATACATGTAATTGGCAGGGCCTCTAGGATGGGAGAGAAGGGCACTGCCATTGTGTTTGTGAATGAGGACGACAGGAACCTATTCCCTGATTTAGTTGCCGCTTTAAAAAGTAGTGGAGCAGCCATACCTAAGGAACTTATCAATTTGACATCCAGGGAAATgcacaacaagaagagaagggTTGGGTACTGAGATGTATGACCTGGATCCGAATGTTGTtgtaaattaagaaagaaaggaagacTTGAGAGCATTGACgaatagaaaaaattaagGGTTTAACTCTGCAAAGAAAGCATAATGACTTGTGATTTGTCGAACGTTTTTGGATAAACATAAAGTTACTTCTCTTCCGATTAAAAAGTGGAATGTGCCAATAAAAAAGAAGGGAGTTTTGACTTACGGGTGGGACAAAAGAACGCGGTTCCAACTGCCATTGTCTTTAATTAAGTGGCGAAAAAAGCCGAACATTGGACCAACCTTTGAAGCCGTCAAAGAAAAGATCGTATCTCTTCCTGTCTCCTTGGCCCCGAAAGGTTTCAACTTTTCTGCTCTTTAGAATCCTTAATTCTTTCCATCTGTTTTAGATCCGATCGTCCGATGATTGGCGCATTCCCAGATCCAATCGATTCATTTATTTCGTCCCCTTGTTATGTACATATACACTTTGCTTTCCGTGATATTGTCTGGatatattaatcaatttttccTCATGAAGAACTCAAATATTGTGTTATGTTCATAACTCAaatcattgaacaattcaatTCATTTGTGTCCCATTTGCACCTCTTGAAGCAATTAGTAAGGAACGAGCTTTTAAACATGGGAGACTCTTCGAGTTCAACCTCTTGGAGCAGTAAAAAGGATACGGAAGATGATCGGATGATTGCTTTTATGTTATCTGAAGAGTACTCTAAACTAGACGGTGCGGTCGGCAGACGCCTCTCAAATCTTGCTCCCGTCCCTGTAAGTTTTGTTTGAGTCCCGAATGAAACCTTTGTACATGCTTAGTTCTCTCCCTGGATACCTATATTTGCTCTTGGGTTGCAGCATGTTCCACGAATAAATTGTTATATTCCCAACTTAAATGATGCCACCTTGGATCACCAACGCCTTCTTCAAAGGTATTTCTGATGCTCTCTTCCCTTTgctcaatatatatatctaggACGCTCACTATTGTTGTGAATATGTTAGTGTAATCATTGTATAGTGTTTGTTCCTAGAAAGACAAACTGAGAGTAATACCGTATGAGGCTTTCTTTCAGATGTTGATTGTTAATTCTTAAGTTTAATTGTCTATGTAGGTTAAATGTTTACGGTTTGTGTGAGTTGAAGGTCTCTGGTGATGGAAACTGCCAGGTGAATGGAGGTTACATTTGaaacaatcttcttcatctcattctgttctctctctcccccTCTACTCGGTTTTTTATATCTTATTGTGAATTGTGAGTGTCTTTTCAGTTCCGAGCCCTTTCTGACCAGTTATACCGATCTCCAGAGTACCACAAGCAAGTGAGGAGAGAAGTTGTTAAACAGGTGAAGTGTCTTATGAGTTCTGACCGATGAACAAAGGCAGCCATCTACTATATGATCGTGTTTTATGTTCATTATTAATCCATTGTAGCAGTTGGACTTATTCTTATATCTGTTTGAAAGTTAGGTGCTCACATCTCTCTTCGTATCTCATTTTCCtagttgttcttttttcttcttattgcaGCTCAAAGAGTGTCGTTCTATGTATGAAAGTTATGTTCCGATGAAATACAAACGATATTACAAGAAGATGGGAAAGTATGTTTTGCAAACAGATTCTTTTCTCATTACGCATATAAGCTacactttgtttgtttgagaaTGTTCTGTTTCATACTCATAATTACTTAAATGACAGATTTGGAGAATGGGGAGACCATATTACCCTACAAGCTGCGGCAGATAGGGTAAGTTTCCTTAAATAATGATCTTTGCTTTGTTCTCATATCACCTGATGGCTATTATAGTTctcaagaagacaaaattgTGATTCTTTTCCATTTGGATGTTTACATAACATAGATTAACACTTCACATTTCCTGAGAGGCCATGTAACTTAACCACATACAGACTAGGACTAGTGCTTATGAGAAATAGCCAGtaattttcctttcttttctaacaaaatttCCTTTGCATCTCCCTTTGTGCAGTTTGCAGCAAAGATATGCTTGCTGACATCCTTTAGAGACACTTGTTTCATTGAAATTATACCTCAATACCAAGCACCTAAGGGTGGTGagactacaaaaaaaaagtttccttTCACTTTCGCATATCGCTTTTTGATATGAAGTGACATCTGACAAATACAGTTTTACAAGTTGTGACTCTTTATGTTTGCTATTGTGCAGTGTTATGGTTAAGTTTCTGGTCAGAGGTGCATTATAACTCTTTATACGATATTCAAGGTTTGTTTTGTCCTTTGGAAATGTAACGAAATGGTGGCTTTGTGCTTGATGACACTGATTATGATCTTCCTTTTTGAGTGTAGCTGCTCCAGTTCAGCATAAGCCAAAGAGAAAACATTGGTTGTTCTAGAAGGCACGCCACCATACATGTATTATATTAAGACCCTTCAACTATTTTTCAGTCAGTTTGTGATAAGTCTACCGTCTCATACGCGAAAACTCTTCCTTTACACCTCTGTATACTACTTACGAACTCGCTTGAGCTGTAACATTTTAAAGCCGAATATGATATAGTCGGACcgagacaaagaaaatatgacAGTTTCCATAACCTTAGTGGAGAATCTCTTGAATTTGATGGGCCCTTT from Arabidopsis thaliana chromosome 3, partial sequence includes these protein-coding regions:
- the KUP3 gene encoding K+ uptake transporter 3 (K+ uptake transporter 3 (KUP3); FUNCTIONS IN: potassium ion transmembrane transporter activity; INVOLVED IN: potassium ion transport, response to external stimulus; LOCATED IN: membrane; EXPRESSED IN: 22 plant structures; EXPRESSED DURING: 13 growth stages; CONTAINS InterPro DOMAIN/s: Potassium uptake protein, kup (InterPro:IPR018519), K+ potassium transporter (InterPro:IPR003855); BEST Arabidopsis thaliana protein match is: Potassium transporter family protein (TAIR:AT4G23640.1); Has 3477 Blast hits to 3392 proteins in 1029 species: Archae - 13; Bacteria - 2401; Metazoa - 1; Fungi - 102; Plants - 838; Viruses - 4; Other Eukaryotes - 118 (source: NCBI BLink).); its protein translation is MAPAESGVSPRRNPSQLSWMNLSSNLILAYQSFGVVYGDLSTSPLYVFPSTFIGKLHKHHNEDAVFGAFSLIFWTLTLIPLLKYLLVLLSADDNGEGGTFALYSLLCRHAKLSLLPNQQAADEELSAYKFGPSTDTVTSSPFRTFLEKHKRLRTALLLVVLFGAAMVIGDGVLTPALSVLSSLSGLQATEKNVTDGELLVLACVILVGLFALQHCGTHRVAFMFAPIVIIWLISIFFIGLYNIIRWNPKIIHAVSPLYIIKFFRVTGQDGWISLGGVLLSVTGTEAMFANLGHFTSVSIRVAFAVVVYPCLVVQYMGQAAFLSKNLGSIPNSFYDSVPDPVFWPVFVIATLAAIVGSQAVITTTFSIIKQCHALGCFPRIKVVHTSKHIYGQIYIPEINWILMILTLAMAIGFRDTTLIGNAYGIACMVVMFITTFFMALVIVVVWQKSCFLAALFLGTLWIIEGVYLSAALMKVTEGGWVPFVLTFIFMIAMYVWHYGTRRKYSFDLHNKVSLKWLLGLGPSLGIVRVPGIGLVYSELATGVPAIFSHFVTNLPAFHKVVVFVCVKSVPVPHVSPEERFLIGRVCPKPYRMYRCIVRYGYKDIQREDGDFENQLVQSIAEFIQMEASDLQSSASESQSNDGRMAVLSSQKSLSNSILTVSEVEEIDYADPTIQSSKSMTLQSLRSVYEDEYPQGQVRRRHVRFQLTASSGGMGSSVREELMDLIRAKEAGVAYIMGHSYVKSRKSSSWLKKMAIDIGYSFLRKNCRGPAVALNIPHISLIEVGMIYYV
- a CDS encoding DEAD/DEAH box helicase, coding for MMSLLPNPDPITVPLVLKLCSFPPPRRLFSLRLRRFTRKSSSLLPLVAVSSLSATAAKPTRWREKPELAESDSISLLNERIRRDLGKRETARPAMDSEEAEKYIHMVKEQQERGLQKLKGIRQGTKAAGDGAFSYKVDPYSLLSGDYVVHKKVGIGRFVGIKFDVPKDSSEPLEYVFIEYADGMAKLPLKQASRLLYRYNLPNETKRPRTLSRLSDTSVWERRKTKGKVAIQKMVVDLMELYLHRLRQKRYPYPKNPIMADFAAQFPYNATPDQKQAFLDVEKDLTERETPMDRLICGDVGFGKTEVALRAIFCVVSTGKQAMVLAPTIVLAKQHYDVISERFSLYPHIKVGLLSRFQTKAEKEEYLEMIKTGHLNIIVGTHSLLGSRVVYSNLGLLVVDEEQRFGVKQKEKIASFKTSVDVLTLSATPIPRTLYLALTGFRDASLISTPPPERIPIKTHLSSFRKEKVIEAIKNELDRGGQVFYVLPRIKGLEEVMDFLEEAFPDIDIAMAHGKQYSKQLEETMERFAQGKIKILICTNIVESGLDIQNANTIIIQDVQQFGLAQLYQLRGRVGRADKEAHAYLFYPDKSLLSDQALERLSALEECRELGQGFQLAEKDMGIRGFGTIFGEQQTGDVGNVGIDLFFEMLFESLSKVEELRIFSVPYDLVKIDININPRLPSEYVNYLENPMEIIHEAEKAAEKDMWSLMQFTENLRRQYGKEPYSMEIILKKLYVRRMAADLGVNRIYASGKMVVMKTNMSKKVFKLITDSMTCDVYRSSLIYEGDQIMAELLLELPREQLLNWMFQCLSELHASLPALIKY